Within the Bradyrhizobium ottawaense genome, the region TCAAGATACGACTGGAAGCTCAAAACGAGCATGCTGCACCAGGACAGGCTCGGAAAGCGCGGACCCGTATCTTGAAGAGCTTGCTCGAGGAAATTGCCAAGCTCGAAGTCGCGATCTCGGCCCAGGTCAGGGCCACACCTCATCTTGCCGAACGCGCCGAGATCGTCGAGAGCGTGCCAGGCTTTGCCGAAACGAGCTCAGCGAACCTCATTGCTGGAATGCCGGAGCTTGGCCAAGTGAGCGACGAGATCGCCGCGGCGTTGTTAGGCGTTGCCCCTTATGACGATGATAGCGGAAAGCGCCGCGGCGAACGCCACATCAAGGGCGGCCGCCGTTGGGTCCGAAACGCCCTCTACATGCCGTGCCTCGGCGCGGCCACACAGAACAATCCTGTCTTCAAGGCCTACTATCAACGGCTACTTGCCAAGGGGAAGGAGCCGAAGGTTGCGCTCGTCGCCTGCATGCGAAAGCTGATCATCATCCTCAACACAATGATCGCACGCCGGCAGAAATGGGATCCCAGCCGTTACGCACTGAATTGAGCGAGCGCACTTCACCGCGCTCGGTCCTCGACCGAGCGCATGCCTAGCCAACAGACCGGGGAGCGGACGGCGTCAAGGCCGTAAGCCGCCGAAGGCGGGGGCGCGCCTCGCGCCAGCCTTGAGGCCAGCCGATCACCGGTCTACTTCAGCACAGTTGCTCTCATCGCGGGAGACGGGCGGAGTTAGACGTCTGATTTGCCCGACGGGGCAACCGGAATCTTTTCGCGCCGACGGATTGACCTAAATCTGGGGTGATTTGCCCGACGGGCAAAACAGCCGGTATGGCTTGCTCCATCTGCCTAGCAACGGATACATTCCACGGTTGTAGCGGGAATTTGCCATGGCCTCACGACGCAACCGGACCATCGATATGCCGGCGCCATATCTCAGGCGCATCTGGCTCGACCCCTCGCGGGTCACCGATCCCGCGGCCTATCCGTTCTGCCTGCCGTTCCTGCTCGATGGCTTCGAACTGGACTTCGACTGCGCCGTCACCATCATCGTCGGCGAAAACGGCATGGGCAAGTCGACGCTGCTGGAAGGGATCGCGACGCTCGCGGGCTTCGACGAGGCGGGCGGGGCCGGTGGCTACAAGCCGGTCGATCACTCCGACGCGCTCGAAGTTATGGGCGGCAAACTGTCGTCGGCGCTGCGCGCAGGCTGGCTGCCCAAGGTCAGCAATGGCTGGTTCTTCCGTGCCGAGAGCTTCTTTTCCGTCGCGCGATATCTGGACAAGGTACAATCCGAGGATATTCCTACTCTTGGGCGCGGTAGGCCGCCGGACTTCCTCTCACATT harbors:
- a CDS encoding IS110 family transposase, translated to MMAQNGLVVVGIDVAKDKVDACIRELALRQTYPSTAQGHRKLVAWLRKHKVNRAVMEASGGYERDWGKVLRLAGIAVRIVDPKRVRSFAQSAGRLAKNDTIDAEMIAWFAETFSEAPGQVHDAAREELQALVKARLNLVDLKIRLEAQNEHAAPGQARKARTRILKSLLEEIAKLEVAISAQVRATPHLAERAEIVESVPGFAETSSANLIAGMPELGQVSDEIAAALLGVAPYDDDSGKRRGERHIKGGRRWVRNALYMPCLGAATQNNPVFKAYYQRLLAKGKEPKVALVACMRKLIIILNTMIARRQKWDPSRYALN
- a CDS encoding AAA family ATPase, whose protein sequence is MASRRNRTIDMPAPYLRRIWLDPSRVTDPAAYPFCLPFLLDGFELDFDCAVTIIVGENGMGKSTLLEGIATLAGFDEAGGAGGYKPVDHSDALEVMGGKLSSALRAGWLPKVSNGWFFRAESFFSVARYLDKVQSEDIPTLGRGRPPDFLSHSHGEGFLRFFNERCQKQGIFIFDEPESALSPSRQIEFLKLLRRMDVSGICQVIMATHSPMLMAYPQARLLRLSKYGLEAVTVRETDHYKVMREFCADPDGFVQAAIEE